TCGGAGCGAACTGGCTGTGCCAGGCAGTAACATGCGGATGATTGAAAAGGCGCCGCATGCCGGAGCTGATCTGGTGTTTCTCGATTTGGAAGATGCTGTCGCCATTTCCGACAAGGAGCAGGCACGGCGGAATGTCATTCATGCACTCAACAGCCTCGATTGGTCGAAGTGCTCCGTATCCGTAAGGATCAATGGCTTGGACTCACACTTTTGCTATCGCGATATCGTCGATGTGGTGGAGCAGGCGGGGGACAAGCTGGATACCCTCTTGGTACCGAAAGTCGGTCAACCGTCGGATCTGCAGTTTGTCGCCCTGTTGCTGGAGCAGATTGAGGCGGCGAAGGGATTCAAGCCGATTAATCTGCATGCCTTGATCGAAACCGCCATGGGTATGGCGAATGTGGAAGCGATTGCGCAAAGCTGTCCCGATCGCCTTGAGGCACTGGTGTTCGGTGTCGCTGATTATGCCGCTTCAACGCAGGCCAGAACCATCAGTATGGGCGGGGTGAATCCCGACTATCATGTGCTCAGTGATCCCAATGACCAGGGACAGCGTAAGACCTATCTGGGCAACCAGTGGCATTTCGCCATGTCGCGCTTGATCGTTGCCTGTCGCGCCTATGGACTCAGACCCATCGACGGACCGTTCGGTGACATCAGCGATCCTGATGGCTATCTCGCTGTGGCAAAATCATTCGCCGCCCTTGGGGGGGAGGGAAAGTGGGCCATACACCCCTCACAGGTTCCGCTTGCCAATCAGATTTTTTCCCCTGATGAGGAGGAGATCGAACGGGCAAGAAGAGTTTTGGACGCAATGGAAAAAGCGGCAGCCGAAGGATTGGGTGCGGTCAGTCTCGATGGCCGCATGATCGATGCCGCATCCATTCGCCAGGCCGAGGTGATCATTGAAAAGATGAACCAGATAGAGGGCAAGGCCGTCAGCAAGGAGGCCGTTGCATGAACATACATGAGTATCAGACAAAGGAGCTGTTTCGCAGCTACAAGATACCCGTACCGGAGGGACGCATGGCCCATTCGGCCAACCAGGCCCTCTCAATGGCGGAACAGCTGGGTGGTGACGGTTGGGTCGTCAAGGCGCAGATCCATGCCGGCGGTCGGGGTAAGGCCGGTGGTGTTCAACTGGCGACGAGCCTCGAAGAGGTGCAGGAGCATGCTGAGAACCTGATAGGCAGGCGCCTGGTGACCAGGCAGACCGGAGAAGTCGGGCGTTTGGTCAACCGGGTATTGGTTGAACAGGTTCATCAGATCGATACGGAATACTACCTCGGCCTGGTGATCGATCGCGGTAGCCAGCGGATTACCCTGATTGCTTCCGCCGCCGGTGGAATGGAGATTGAAGAGGTGGCCAGGGCAACACCGGAAAAAGTGATCCGGGAAGTGGTCGATCCGGCGGTGGGCCTGCAGGATTTTCAGTGTCGCAAAGTGGCCGCCGGCATCGGTCTCAGTGGTAAAAATATTGTTAAAGCGGCACGTATCATGAAGAGTCTTTATCGCTGCTTTCGTGATAAGGATGCCCTGATGGTCGAAATCAATCCACTGGTGATGACCACAGATGGTGAGTTTCTGGCCCTGGACGCAAAAATGTCCTTTGATGGTAATGCCCTGTTCAGGCATTCGGAAATTACCGATCTTCGTGATTTTGATGAGGAGGATCCAAAAGAGGTTGAGGCCTCGGGCCATGATCTCAACTATATTGCCCTGGATGGCAGTGTCGGCTGTATCGTCAATGGCGCCGGACTGGCCATGGCGACGATGGATGCCATCAGTCTGTATGGCGGGAAACCGGCTAATTTTCTCGATGTCGGCGGTGGCGCTTCACCGGAGAAGATCGCCAATGCCTTCCGTATCGTGCTGGAGGACCCAAACGTCAAGGTTGTCATGCTGAATATCTATGCCGGAATCAACCGCTGCGACTGGATTGCGGAAGGTATCGTCAAGGCGATGGCGGAGCTCTCGGTCGAGGTGCCGGTCGTGGTGAGATTGGCAGGCACCAACCTGGAAGCGGGCAGAGAGATACTGGCAAACTCGGGACTCGACTACATACATGCCGACCGGTTGAGTGATGCCGCGGAAAAGTCGGTACAGGCAGTCAATCAGGGGGTGGCGGCATGAGTATCCTCGTCAATAAGGATTCACGAGTCATTTTTCAGGGCTTTACCGGGCAACATGCCACGTTTCATGCCGAGGAAGCAATCCGGATGGGAACTCAGGTTGTGGGTGGCGTCACACCGGGCAAAGGCGGTCAAATCCATATCGACAGGCCGGTATTCGATACCGTGAGGGATGCGGTAGTCCAGGCCGGCGCCGATGTCAGTGTGGTCTTTGTACCGCCGCCTTTCAGTGCCGATGCCGTGATGGAAGCCATCGAAGCGGGGATCAAGGTAATCGTTGTGATCACCGACGGTGTACCGGTGCAGGATATGGTCAGGGTGAAGCGCTACCTGATCGGTCACGATGCCATCATCGTCGGTCCCAACACGGCAGGGGTGATCACTCCGGAAGAGTGTAAGGTCGGGATCATGCCGGCCCATATCTACCCGAAGGGACGTGTTGGGATCGTTTCTCGTTCGGGCACCCTGAACTATGAAGCGGTGGAGCAGATGAGTGAACTGGGACTGGGGGTCTCAACCAGTGTCAGTATCGGTGGCGATCCTGTGAATGGTTGTGATTTTCTGACCCTGCTGGAGAAGTTTGCCGATGACGACGAGACCGAGGCGGTACTGATGATCGGCGAGATCGGTGGCGCCCAAGAGGTCGAGGCGGCTGCCTGGGCCAGGGATCACCTGAACAAGCCCCTGATCGGTTTCATTGCCGGTGCGACGGCACCGCCGGGGCGCAGAATGGGACATGCCGGAGCGATTATCTCCGGAGAGGGGGATACTGCCCAGGCTAAAATGCAGCGTCTGGCAGAATTGGGTGTCCATGTCGTGCAGAATGCCGCGGAAATCGGCAAGACGGTTCACCACAGCTTTAAATGAGGCGAATCAAGGGCCAAGCTTTCATCCTATGGCTCTGTTTGCCCCTTTTCAGTGGAAGCGTGGTGGCGCAGAATCGGATGACCGATCCTGTTACGGGTGTTGTCACATGGGAGACAACCACACATGGGGTGACACTATCGTTGACCCAGATGCTGCCGGATCAGGCCCGTGCCTTCTATCTCAATCGCGGACTGTCGGCCGAAGCCACCGAGGCCTATGCCAAGGCCTGTGTCTATAGTGTGGTGTTACGAAATGACACCGCTCCCGGAGTGGTTCATTTCAGATTGGCCGATTGGTCCGTAGTGAGTGAGGGTGAATCCAAGCCTCTGCCGAGCGTGGAGGGATGGCTCAGTCGTTTCGAGGAATATGAACACCCGAAATCTGCGACAATTGCATTCAGATGGGCTCAATTTCCGCCGCAACAAGCCTATCAGCCCGGAGGTGACTGGAATCAGGGAATGCTCGCTACCGGACTCCCGGTCGGTAGTGAATTCGATCTGGTGGCCCGCTGGGAAGTGGCCGGACAACCCTATCAAGGTGTGTTGAACAATGTGCGTTGTGCCCGCTGAGTACATAAGATGGATGGGAATATGGTTGTGTCTGGGACTTGCCCCGGCGCAGGCGGAACTCCCTCCGTTGACCCATGACCTGATACCGGTCTCGGAATCACGATCGGCGCCCGATCTGCGATTACCCGATATGGATGATGAGATAGTCGATATACGATCGCTGAAGGGCAAGGTTGTCGTCGTCAACTTCTGGGCAACCTGGTGCCCCCCCTGCAGGCGTGAGATGCCATCTCTGGAACAGCTCTATCAGGCGACAAAAGAGCGGGGTGTCGTGGTGTTGGCTGTCAATATCGGTGAGGACGTCGATGCCATCTTTCCCTTTCTCGGCAGAGTGGAGCCCTCGCCCAGCTTCCCGATCCTGCTCGACAGTGACTCCTCAAGCCCGTCAGCTTGGAAGGTGAGGGGGTTGCCTACTACGTTCGTGGTTGCCCCTGACGGTAAACTGGCCTTTCAGGCAGTGGGTGGTCGCGAATTCAGTCATCCCGATCTGATCAACCAGCTGATGAGCCTGTTTGAGGAAGGGAACATTAAATGACACAGCACTCGATCGAGCAGGGTATTCTTTTCAGATTGGGTATCCCGGCAGCCATTGTAAACTCAAAATGGTATCGGAAAGCCCTTAAGTTGCCTCTCTCTCATGTCTGTTACCGCTTGTAATTGTTCCTCAATAGGAGGAATATTCCCCCATCAGACCACAGGAATAGGTTCCGTGCGATGAAAAGGCTTTTGATCCTCAACAGCAAGGGAGGCTGTGGAAAGACAACGATAGCGACAAATCTGGCGGGTTTTTATGCCGCTTCAGGGACGTCGACAGCACTCTTCGATTACGATCCTCAGGGATCCAGCAAGCGTTGGTTGGAGCTGCGTCCAGACCAATTTCCAGACATCAGTGGTGTGTTTGCCGCCAAGACCACTCAAGGAAGTGTCACACGTTCCTTTGCCCTACGGGTCCCCCCGGATACGCAACGCATCATTGTGGATACCCCCGCATCGATGAAACGTCTGGAAATGATGGAGATGCTGCGCTCGGCAACAGCGGTTGTGGTGCCTGTACTCCCATCCGGAATCGATTGTCATGTCACTTTGGATTTTCTCAAGCAGCTTGGTGACCTGGTCCGTCAGATGGGGCTCAATCTTCCGATAGGTATCGTTGCCAACCGGGTGCGCCTCAATACACGTGCGTTCAAGAAGCTTAAAGCGTCGTTGGAGGATCTGGATGTGCCTCTGGTGGCCTTTCTGAGAGAGTCGCAAAACTATGTTTATGCGGCCGAGTCGGGATGTGCGGTAGTCGACTTGAAACAACCTGCATTTAAAAAAGACAATCAACAATGGTCGATACTGATCAACTGGCTGGAGACAGGTGAGCTTCTGTCATCCATCCCTCCCAGCAACAACGAATCGCAACACGCACTCAATCTGTGCTAGTCGTATCTCAACTGCTCAGGCGCTTGTATCTGATTCGATGCGGTTGATCGGCCTCAGCGCCGAGACGCTGTTTGCGATCGGCCTCATAGTCGGCATAGTTGCCTTCAAACCACACCACGCCTGAATCCCCCTCGAAGGCGAGTATATGGGTGGCGATGCGGTCGAGGAACCAGCGGTCATGGCTGATGATGACCGCACAACCGGGGAAGGAGAGCAGGGCCTCTTCCAGGGCGCGCAGTGTCTCCACATCGAGATCATTGGTCGGTTCATCGAGGAGCAACAGATTTCCGCCGCTTTTTAACAACTTCGCCAGGTGCACCCGGTTGCGTTCACCGCCGGAGAGATCGCCGATACGTTTCTGCTGATCGGAACCCTTGAAGTTGAAGCGGCTGACATAGGCTCGGGATTGCATCTGAAAGCGGTCTACGGTGATGATATCCTGGGAGTCCGAGATCTCCTCCCAAACCGTCTTGTTTGCGTCCAGGGCATCACGGCTCTGGTCCACATAGGCGATTTCCACGGTCTCACCGATGCGCATCTCTCCGGCGTCGGGCTTCTCCTGGTCGGTGATGATGCGAAACAACGTTGTTTTTCCCGCACCATTGGGGCCTATGATGCCGACAATGCCACCTTTGGGTAGGTTGAAGGTGAGGTCGTCGTATAGCATACGATCGCCGAAGGATTTTCTGAGGCCTACTGTGTCGATTACCAGATCGCCCAGCCGCGGTCCCGGGGGAATATAGAGTTCATTGGTCTCATTACGTTTCTGAAACTCCTGAGACTGCAACTCTTCAAAACGCTGTAGACGGGCCTTGCTTTTTGCATGGCGTCCTTTGGGATTGGAGCGAACCCAATCCAACTCCGCCTTCATGCTCTTGATATGGGCCGCTTCCTCGTGGGACTCCTGTTCCAGGCGTTGCTCCTTCTGTTCCAGCCAGGAAGAGTAGTTACCCTCCCATGGGATGCCATAACCACGGTCCAGTTCAAGAATCCAGCCGGCAACATTGTCGAGAAAATAGCGGTCATGGGTGACCGCAACCACTGTGCCGCTGTATTCATGGAGAAATCGTTCCAACCAGGCCACCGATTCCGCATCCAGATGGTTGGTGGGTTCGTCGAGCAGCAGCATATCGGGTTTTTCAAGCAGTAATCTACACAGAGCCACACGACGCCTTTCACCACCCGATAGGGTTTTAACATCGGCATCCCAGGGCGGCAGACGCAGGGCATCAGCGGCAATTTCCAGTTGGCGCTCGATATTGTGTCCATCAGTGGCCTGGATAATATTTTCGAGTTCAGCCTGCTCCTTCGCCAGGGCGTCGAAATCGGCATCCGCCTCTGCATAAGCGGCGTAGACCTCGTCTAAGCGGTCCAGGGCCTGTTTTACATCGCCCAACGCGGCTTCCACATTACCACGCACATCAGTGGTTTCGTCCAATTGTGGTTCCTGGGACAGGTAGCCGATGCGGATGCCTGGCTGCGGTCGTGCTTCTCCTTCAATGTCAGTATCGACACCCGCCATAATACGTAACAGGGTTGATTTGCCGGCGCCATTGAGACCCAGCACACCGATCTTGGCGCCGGGGAAAAAGGAGAGTGATATATCGCGTAATATCGGTTTCTTAGGTGGGACGATCTTGCCCACCCTGTTCATCGTGTAAATGTACTGGGCCATGGATAGTTGACAATTGTTGGATTGGGATGGCGCTTAGGGGCCATTTGATCCCGGTATAATAACATGTGATTCCTGAAATCTGATAGTAAATGTCGGTTTTATATGAGCATGGGAAATAAATAACTGGGGAGCTTGATATAACCCAAATGTCAATTACACTTATTATTGTCTCCAGCGAATTTTGGCCAATGCCAGCTGGTTATGAGTGTTCAACCAATGCCATAATCTGTATGCAGATGGGCTGGAGATGATGTCGGTCATAATGCTGTCCGCACTAAGCGGTTCTCAGCATGGTGTGCATGACCCCCATCTTGGGTATCTTGTAAACTTCTACAGAGGAGACTGGGTATTCAACTTGATGGAATCGCATGATTCAGGGTTGACAGGCTTGGCTAAAACATACGTATGAGAAGAGTGCGTTTTGATAGATAAATCGCAATTGAATCTAAAGCAAGCGTATTGGAGTCCGGCCGTTTCAATCTAAGATCGAGGTTCCGTATTCATCAATAGAGCCAACAGAACCCCGCTTAGGCGGGGTTTCTCATTTCGTACGCCTCTTTTGTGTTAACAGGCCCTGGCATCACTGATAAGACGGATCGTGATCAGAGGACACTATCGTGTCCGCGCTGTCTTGGCCATTGGTGTTGCCTTTTGACTTTATAAATTTGAGCAACTCGTCCTCAGGCACAGGGTGAGAGTAGAAGAATCCTTGCGCCAAACCGCAACCAGCCCTGCTGAGATGATCGATTTGGGTCTGGTTTTCCACACCCTCGGCGATCAGGTTCAGGTTGAGTCCCTTGGCCATGGCGATAATCGCATCGATGATAGAGTTATCTTCGGAGGTTTTGATGCCTTGAACAAACGAGCGGTCGATCTTCAAGGTATTGATTGGCAAATTCTGTAGATAGCCCAATGATGAGTAGCCGGTACCGAAATCATCGATGGCGATGCGTATGCCTTTATGGGATAACTTGGTCAAGGCATCTATCGCTTTCTCCATATCCTGCATAATGGCATGTTCGGTGATTTCCAGTTCCAAAGTGTTTTTCGGTAATTGATGTCGTTTGATGATCTTGAGTGCTTTATTTACAAACTGATCCATCTCAAGTTGTTGCATTGAGATGTTTACCGAAAGTTGTAATGTGATACCTTCGTGTTCCATCCAGCGTTTTATGTCCGTGCACGCCCTTCGCAGCACCCATTCACCAAGGGGTATGATCAGGCCGGATTCTTCTGCGACACTGATAAATTCATTGGGTTGGATTGTACCTTTTTCAGGATGTTTCCAACGAACCAGTGCCTCAACACCCCTCATATAACCGTTGTTGATATCAAATTGTGGTTGATAGTAGAGACATAGTTCATTGGTTGAGATCGCTTTGCGTAAGCCATTCTCAATATCCAGGGATTGCGAGAAGTGAGCCTTCATCTTCTCGGAATAGAAGGCATAGCCGTTCTTTCCGGCATTCTTCACTTTATACATCGCAATATCGGCATGTTTGATTAATGAGTCCTTGGTGTCACCATCACTGGGATAGATGGAGATGCCGATGCTGAAGCTGATGAAAATCTCCTCGTTTTTTATGATAAAGGGTTCCAACGTCAGTCGGAGAATCTTTTCCGCCAGGTTTCTTGCATCCTGTATATCATTGATTTCGGGTACAAGCAGATTGAATTCGTCACCACCGACGCGGGCGAGGGTATCGGCTTCTCTCAACTCACTGCGGAGCCGCTGGCCAACCATTTTCAGTAACTCATCACCCACATAGTGACCGAGTGAGTCATTGATGATCTTGAAACGGTCCATGTCCAGATACATGATTGCCAATTTTTTACCCGAGCGCTTGGATTGCGCCATGGCCATGTTTAACCGATCGCGGAACAAGCTGCGATTAGGTAGATTGGTCAACAAATCGTGGTAGAGCTGATATTTGATGAGTTCTTCGGCCTGTTTCCGTTCGGAGATATCCCGTGCAACACCATAGGTGCCTATGAATGACTTGGTTTTATCATCATTCGTTGTGTATATGCCGATCGAACTCAACTCGACCGGTACGGTGCCGGAATCGAAAAAACGGCTGCCATTATTGTTCTTACTGCTCAACTTCAGTTCTGCGCTACGGGTGGCGCGTTCCCCGGCACGGCGCTCATTGAATGTGAAATGGGCTCGTTCTATATCTTCAGTGTGAATAAGTTTGCTGAAATGCTCACCGATGATTTCTTTCTGGTCGTAGCCCAGAAGTGACTTTACGCGCTCATTTATGAAGGCGAATCTGCCCTCATGATCCAGCAGATAGATCATATCGGGTGAGTTGTTGACGATAAACTTGTGAAGGGACTCGGACTCCTGAAGCCGCAGTTGTATTGACTGATTTGATGCCTTCAACTGACGACGTTCAAGAACGTTGGCGACAGATCGCAACAGCTCGTCCGGCGCATAGGGTTTACGCAGAAAGTCCTGAGCCCCTTTGCGTAGTGCCATGGTCGCATGGTCAAATGTGGTTTCGCCGCTAACGACGATGATATCGCAATTCAGCTGATAAGAATCGATATGCTCCATCACTTTGTGTCCATGGAGATCAGGCATATTCAGGTCGAGCAGTATCAAGTCGAAAGTTCCGCTATTAAGTAGATCGATCGCCTCACGGCCGCATTCCGCCAGTGTTGTCTCATAACCCGTGAAGCGCAGGATTTCCTTCAGGCTGGCTCGCGCCCTTGGCTCATCATCAGCGATCAATATCCGCGCGTTATAGCTTCGCTTTGGACGATTAGTATTAATGTCTGTTGGAAGGGATTCGAAGTTGCCTTCAATACCTCGCCATGGTGCCGGATAGTATGGGTGCATATTGAGTTCCTTATACTAGCCGATCCTGGGCAGGTAGATCTGAAATCGCGAGCCCACCCCGCTATTCGATGTACAGTTAATGGAACCGGAAAGCTCATCAATGAGATTTTTAACGATAGTAAGCCCCAATCCGGAGTGGGAATTGTCTTTGGTGGTTGTAACCGGGGTGAATAACTGGTCCATAATCTCTTTGTCTATTCCTGGGCCATCGTCAGTAATCTGAATTTCAATGTGTTCTTTGCCATTTATATAGGCATTGGCGCGGGTTTCAATACCCAGTTTTCCCCCTTCTGGCATAGCTTCGACTGCATTTTTTATCAAATTGGTCAGTATCTGCTTGATATGACCCCGCTGCGTGTCAAGATGGGGCAGGTTCGAGTCAAGATCAAGTTCGGTGGAGATATTGTGCATGGGAAACAGCGAGGATTGAAATAATTTGTACAGATCCTGTATGAGTTGGTTGATGTCGACGCTTTTTGTCTGTTGCTCGAGTTCATCGGGAATATCACGAATACGCAGTATGATCTTGCCGACCCTTGCAATTTCTTCCTTGATAATATTCAGTTCTTCGGTTGCTTCATGATCCTCGCCAAGTTTCATGCCGAGAATGTGCAGGTAGTTGTTGATGATTCCGAGTGGGTTGTTCGCCTCATGTACGACTTTCCGCGCCTCGAGATGAAAAGTGGCCCGCTCGTCTTCAATCATCTGCTGTTGATGGGAGAGCATGTTCTGCTGCCGCTGGAGCATTTCTGCCGCCTCCCCGGCAAAGAGTGTGAGTAGCTGCTGTTGCCCGTCCAGTTCTTCCCACTGGTTTTGGTTGATGCCGATGGCGATCAATCCAATCCGGGATTGGTGGGTGCTCAACGGCAGGTAGAGCAGGGCTTCGTTGTTCAGAAAGCGCGCCAATTGGCGATCCACGACACTTACCAGCGGCAGATTCTCATCACCCTGTGAATAGCGGGAGCTTTTTTGATTGAAGGCAGTGGCGGCCAGACTGCGATCGGATTCAACGGAAATCGTAATTTCTTCCAACAGTGCATTGTTATGGGCTGTAGGGCTGATCGGGCTTAGCGTCTTCCCATCCTGATTCAGTATCAGGTAGCAGACCTGTTGAATGCCGAAGAGCAGATCGAGGTCGCGCTGAATCTGTTGCATCGTGGCGATCACGTCCGGTGTTTCCGGTATAGCTTCCAAACCACCGCCGAATAGGGCCGCCTGTTTGATGCGTTCTGCCAATGCCTGCTGATGATCTTGTGCCTGTTTTTCGGTTTTCTGTCTAGGCAGGGTAATGCCAAGACTTCGTGCCGCATTGGCTGCCTTATCCCTGGCATCCTGGATTAACTCTTCCACGATTGTCTGATTCAGCCCGAACAGGGTATCGGCACGCGCCAGGACCTCGTTTTCCAGTTTGTCGCTGCTGTCGGAGAGGTGGCTTGCAAGATTGACCAGTTTTACCAAGTGCGAGCAGTCGAGAATATTATCTGCAGGTTCGTGCTGGTAGAGCACTGCGTCAGCCAGGAAGGATTGCAGGTCCCAGCTTTCTATCATGTGTGATCCGATCTGCGGCGATGAAAAGTCGAATTTCTCAATCTCCGCCTTGACCAGTGACTCCCCTGTCAAATCCTGTTCAAGTATGGCCCCGTACTCATCGGGAGAGGCCTGCAGTAAAGCCAGCTGTCCCAGTCGATGCAGGAGTCCCGCAAGATAGGCCTCATCGGGTGACCGGTATGTGGTCAGGTCCGCCAAGGCCTTTGCTGTTTGTGCGCATATCAGTGACTGAAACCAGATTTCGTCAAGGGCTTGTCCAGCCTGTTTACTGAGCTGGTTGAAAAATTGCTGGACTGCGCTGTTGATGGCGATTGTTCTGACGCTGCGAATACCAAGAACCACCAACAGTCGCTGTATATCGCTGATCTCCTGCCATTGACGATAGAAAGGTGAGTTGGCTGCCGTGATGACCTTGGAAGAGACTCCAGCGTCTTTCTCTATCGTTTCGGCCAGATGCTTGAAACTCACGTCGGAGTTGTTGCAGCTATCGATGAGCTCGATAAGGATTGCTGGCGGGCTGGGAAGATTGCTGAATCTTCCGATGAGTCGCTTATGCTCCGATTGAGTAGGCACGGAAATCCTAAAAATATTATTTATTAACAGCTGGTTATCGGGGTAATTAATAGCACTTAATTAGTTACTGTTAAAGCTATTTTACTAAAAAGTCCTTAATTCATGTATGGATTTCTGTCTCGGATGACGCCCATATGCCGAAACCGGGCATGTCGAATTTTTGCCTTGAGCAGGATTTCTGGCGAGTCAATATTTTGTCTCTATTTAAAGATCTATTTATAACTATATGAATAAAAAGGAATTAATTTATTTATATCGAGTGGCATTTATATTGCATTCAAATAGGATGTAAATCTTGAGGGTGGCATTATGGCAGACGAACAAGCAGCAGAAGAACTCGATTTAGGCGAAGAGAAATCAGGTAAGTCCAAGCTCATTATCATCATTGCAATCGTTGCCGTTTTACTGATTGGTGGCGGTGTTGCCGCCTATTTTCTTCTGATGGGGGACGATGAATCGGTCGATGAGGAGGATCCGGCGTCGTCTGAGCAAGCGGCCGAAACTGAAGAGCCGCTGAGTCCTGCCCAGTACATTGAGATGAAGCCACCCTTTGTCGTC
This sequence is a window from Candidatus Thiodiazotropha sp. LNASS1. Protein-coding genes within it:
- a CDS encoding HDOD domain-containing protein, with amino-acid sequence MPTQSEHKRLIGRFSNLPSPPAILIELIDSCNNSDVSFKHLAETIEKDAGVSSKVITAANSPFYRQWQEISDIQRLLVVLGIRSVRTIAINSAVQQFFNQLSKQAGQALDEIWFQSLICAQTAKALADLTTYRSPDEAYLAGLLHRLGQLALLQASPDEYGAILEQDLTGESLVKAEIEKFDFSSPQIGSHMIESWDLQSFLADAVLYQHEPADNILDCSHLVKLVNLASHLSDSSDKLENEVLARADTLFGLNQTIVEELIQDARDKAANAARSLGITLPRQKTEKQAQDHQQALAERIKQAALFGGGLEAIPETPDVIATMQQIQRDLDLLFGIQQVCYLILNQDGKTLSPISPTAHNNALLEEITISVESDRSLAATAFNQKSSRYSQGDENLPLVSVVDRQLARFLNNEALLYLPLSTHQSRIGLIAIGINQNQWEELDGQQQLLTLFAGEAAEMLQRQQNMLSHQQQMIEDERATFHLEARKVVHEANNPLGIINNYLHILGMKLGEDHEATEELNIIKEEIARVGKIILRIRDIPDELEQQTKSVDINQLIQDLYKLFQSSLFPMHNISTELDLDSNLPHLDTQRGHIKQILTNLIKNAVEAMPEGGKLGIETRANAYINGKEHIEIQITDDGPGIDKEIMDQLFTPVTTTKDNSHSGLGLTIVKNLIDELSGSINCTSNSGVGSRFQIYLPRIG